From one Homalodisca vitripennis isolate AUS2020 unplaced genomic scaffold, UT_GWSS_2.1 ScUCBcl_573;HRSCAF=2883, whole genome shotgun sequence genomic stretch:
- the LOC124370840 gene encoding protein IMPACT-like, translating to MEFLQNKYSSSHNCVVQDLVQHEHSNRKTTSNRSLKITHGKVVIDRKSIFKAHAALITPGGASYMAKHWNNERENAAGSHLLHLFQAMGATNVMVVVSRWRGGVNIGPDRFRHINSVARQVLQQLGFCEEIVSNQILLTVLTH from the exons ATGGAgtttctccaaaataaatattcatccagtcaCAACTGCGTAGTGCAAGACCTAGTTCAACACGAACATTCCAACCGCAAAACAACCAGCAACAGAAGCCTAAAAATCACCCATGGTAAAGTTGTCATCGACCGGAAGAGCATATTTAAGGCTCATGCAGCTCTTATAACCCCCGGTGGAGCAa GCTACATGGCTAAGCACTGGAATAATGAAAGAGAGAACGCTGCTGGGAGTCACCTGCTTCATTTATTCCAG GCTATGGGAGCCACTAACGTAATGGTGGTGGTGTCTCGCTGGCGTGGAGGTGTCAACATTGGCCCAGACCGCTTTCGTCACATCAACAGTGTGGCGAGGCAGGTGCTGCAGCAGCTTGGGTTTTGTGAAGAAATAGTTAGCAACCAGATCCTGCTTACAGTACTGACCCACTga